A window of the Bdellovibrio svalbardensis genome harbors these coding sequences:
- a CDS encoding M3 family oligoendopeptidase: MNTPAWNIESEYPSINSKPFQSDWEAVVTFLKQMESGVAAVKDHFANPDAATISKVQDLYILEEKCSILLGNLFTYLHCILSVDATDSEAKGRVSELESIHSKISQALTPLDIFMKRCDEKTFQQLVSHPDLKGHEFIWSQKRLQAIYLLSEAEETLLEGLSVTGHNAWGNLYSNLSGKMKVQLKYPDRTEEVGLAKAHSLTRTSNELDRKVAWLGIQEAWTEHQETAAGVLNALAGWRHEVNSKRSHKKEMSFLDQPLWDNRISQETLQALMTACENNIADIQKAPALMAKVLKKKQLDPWDLLAPSPVSASTTEMSFADGAQLISDSFAQVSPDMADFVKMMVKNQWIEGRVLPNKTTGAYCTGFSKSLEPRVYMTYMGSNSDVSTLAHELGHAFHSWVMRDMPRAQMNYPMTLAETASIFAETVLHDALIQKASSFEEKVEFAWNDVEGAMALLLNIPTRFEFEKKFYEMRKERIVDASELRKLMDETWSKWYGTTLSKNDDLFWAHKLHFHISGLSFYNFPYTFGYLFSLSIYARRKELGSNFMKTYVEILRDTGRMTAEDLIQKHLGEDIRRPEFWQKSIDVVKEKINKFEKLIQ; this comes from the coding sequence ATGAATACACCTGCTTGGAACATTGAATCCGAATATCCGTCTATCAACTCGAAACCTTTTCAAAGTGACTGGGAAGCTGTTGTCACATTTCTGAAACAAATGGAATCCGGCGTGGCTGCTGTAAAAGACCATTTTGCAAATCCAGATGCTGCGACAATTAGCAAAGTCCAAGACCTTTATATTCTCGAAGAAAAGTGTTCGATCCTGCTGGGCAATCTTTTCACATACTTGCATTGCATCCTTTCAGTTGATGCGACTGACAGTGAAGCCAAAGGACGAGTTTCAGAACTCGAGTCTATTCACTCAAAAATTTCCCAGGCGCTGACTCCTCTTGATATCTTCATGAAACGTTGTGATGAGAAGACCTTCCAGCAACTGGTGAGTCACCCGGACCTCAAAGGCCATGAATTCATTTGGTCGCAAAAACGTTTGCAGGCGATCTATCTTCTTTCTGAAGCAGAGGAAACTCTTCTTGAAGGTCTCTCTGTGACGGGCCACAACGCCTGGGGAAATTTGTATTCAAATCTTAGTGGCAAAATGAAGGTTCAGCTGAAGTATCCAGACCGCACCGAAGAGGTCGGATTGGCCAAGGCCCATTCACTCACCCGCACTAGCAATGAATTGGATCGCAAAGTTGCTTGGTTGGGAATTCAAGAAGCCTGGACGGAACACCAAGAAACCGCTGCTGGAGTTTTGAATGCCCTGGCTGGATGGCGCCATGAAGTGAACAGCAAACGTTCCCACAAAAAAGAAATGAGCTTTTTGGATCAGCCTCTTTGGGACAATCGTATCAGCCAGGAAACTTTGCAGGCCTTGATGACCGCTTGTGAAAACAATATCGCAGATATTCAAAAAGCCCCGGCTTTGATGGCGAAAGTTTTAAAGAAGAAACAACTGGATCCATGGGACCTTTTGGCCCCAAGCCCTGTTTCTGCTTCTACGACTGAAATGAGTTTTGCTGATGGAGCACAGCTGATCAGCGACTCTTTCGCACAGGTATCCCCTGACATGGCTGACTTCGTAAAAATGATGGTCAAGAATCAATGGATCGAGGGTCGTGTTCTTCCTAATAAAACGACGGGCGCTTACTGCACCGGCTTCTCAAAAAGCCTTGAGCCCCGGGTTTATATGACTTACATGGGGTCCAACAGCGACGTTTCAACATTGGCCCACGAACTGGGGCATGCCTTCCACTCTTGGGTGATGAGAGACATGCCTCGTGCGCAAATGAACTATCCAATGACCTTGGCCGAAACTGCCAGCATCTTTGCCGAAACCGTGCTGCACGATGCTCTCATTCAAAAAGCTTCAAGCTTTGAAGAAAAAGTGGAATTCGCGTGGAATGACGTTGAGGGAGCCATGGCTTTGCTTCTGAATATTCCAACCCGCTTTGAATTCGAAAAGAAATTCTATGAAATGCGCAAAGAACGCATCGTCGACGCTTCTGAACTGCGCAAGCTGATGGATGAGACTTGGAGCAAATGGTACGGCACTACTTTGTCTAAGAATGATGATTTATTCTGGGCCCACAAACTGCATTTCCATATTTCCGGATTAAGCTTCTACAACTTCCCTTACACCTTTGGGTATTTGTTCAGCTTGAGCATCTATGCTCGCAGAAAAGAACTGGGCTCGAACTTCATGAAAACTTATGTCGAAATTCTGCGCGATACCGGTCGTATGACGGCAGAGGATTTGATCCAGAAACACCTGGGCGAGGACATCCGCCGACCTGAGTTCTGGCAAAAATCGATTGATGTGGTGAAAGAAAAAATCAATAAGTTCGAGAAGCTCATTCAGTAA
- a CDS encoding RsmD family RNA methyltransferase: protein MSSINPYFTFNYSQPEEYRFSHDSVFLARQVFELMTPEEIQNIKGLDLCSGCGIIGLDFIFHCQKEWGKTPRSFDFLEVQDVYRSHFVENVTRLGQVASSLQFVNQNYTALQNSENAGKYDLILCNPPYFFADKGTLSPSEFKNRCRFFIDSGFAELLLGISASLAENGKAYLLLRDLSEHGWHSLEEAKSILKGTLHIELLGDIRGTHFVCLSSAKKF, encoded by the coding sequence ATGTCCTCAATCAATCCTTATTTTACCTTCAATTACTCGCAGCCTGAAGAATACCGCTTTTCTCATGATTCGGTCTTCTTGGCGCGCCAGGTGTTTGAGTTGATGACGCCCGAAGAGATACAAAACATCAAAGGCTTGGATCTGTGCTCAGGCTGCGGAATCATCGGCCTCGATTTTATTTTTCACTGCCAAAAAGAGTGGGGCAAGACTCCTCGGAGTTTTGATTTCTTGGAAGTGCAGGATGTCTATCGCAGTCATTTTGTGGAAAATGTCACAAGACTTGGCCAAGTTGCTTCAAGTCTGCAATTTGTAAATCAAAACTACACCGCTCTTCAGAATTCTGAGAATGCCGGGAAGTATGACCTTATTCTTTGCAACCCGCCTTACTTCTTTGCCGACAAAGGAACCCTGTCTCCGTCTGAGTTTAAAAATCGCTGCCGATTCTTTATAGACTCGGGTTTTGCCGAGTTGTTGTTGGGGATCTCGGCAAGTCTTGCTGAAAATGGAAAAGCATATCTGCTTCTACGCGATCTTTCTGAACACGGTTGGCATTCTTTGGAAGAAGCAAAATCTATTCTAAAAGGGACCCTGCACATTGAACTTTTGGGGGATATTCGCGGAACCCATTTCGTGTGCCTAAGCTCGGCAAAAAAATTTTAA
- a CDS encoding cytochrome b562 encodes MKSRVFVLAFLVQIFTLLPMESQACPLGAKESTLTVQRVMLNFGKYIGQADHIALLGAKYPNETVTDAQIADAVNKIGLAISCAEAVIANPTGDLLPSKATFLEGDALKEYIEDYVYFMTDFRDAMIHYKASFAALGVTKAADRDWNSLYEESEKLNDLINHAHRKMSDAGSLHSVVAPRMLSMMAATPGGSLKQNMKAAEKNLKAIALTINDSSKNEENAALAYDAAAYFHMTYSQVPESISDLPASRQQEALQGYQAQIRKSVEMCVSLQQALLANDIDTATDILKALSDLKKEGHDEFNH; translated from the coding sequence ATGAAATCACGAGTGTTCGTTCTCGCTTTTTTAGTTCAGATTTTCACTCTTTTGCCTATGGAATCCCAAGCTTGTCCGCTAGGAGCTAAAGAGAGCACGTTGACGGTGCAACGTGTGATGCTTAACTTTGGCAAATATATTGGCCAAGCAGATCATATTGCTTTGCTGGGGGCGAAATATCCCAATGAAACAGTGACCGATGCGCAAATTGCAGATGCTGTTAACAAGATTGGCTTGGCCATCTCTTGTGCAGAGGCTGTCATCGCCAACCCAACGGGTGATCTTCTTCCAAGCAAAGCGACCTTTTTGGAAGGCGATGCTCTTAAAGAATACATTGAAGACTATGTCTACTTTATGACCGATTTCCGCGATGCGATGATCCACTACAAGGCTAGCTTCGCAGCTTTGGGCGTGACCAAAGCTGCCGACAGAGATTGGAATTCTTTGTACGAGGAAAGCGAAAAGCTGAATGATTTGATCAATCATGCTCATCGAAAGATGTCTGACGCTGGAAGTTTGCATTCTGTTGTCGCGCCAAGAATGCTTTCTATGATGGCGGCGACTCCGGGTGGCAGCCTGAAACAAAACATGAAGGCAGCAGAGAAGAATTTGAAAGCGATTGCACTGACAATCAATGATTCTTCCAAGAACGAGGAAAATGCGGCTTTAGCCTACGATGCGGCTGCTTATTTTCATATGACTTATTCTCAAGTGCCAGAGTCCATCTCGGACCTTCCGGCCAGTCGTCAGCAAGAGGCCTTGCAAGGTTATCAAGCACAGATTCGCAAATCGGTGGAGATGTGTGTAAGCTTGCAACAAGCACTGCTCGCCAACGACATTGACACGGCGACCGACATTTTGAAAGCTCTCAGTGATCTCAAAAAAGAAGGTCACGACGAGTTTAATCACTAG
- a CDS encoding YiiX/YebB-like N1pC/P60 family cysteine hydrolase — protein MILIHLRFLLPLFLTVLLNPVIESLASQPKNKPVSSPLLSGIEQVTKDLNNSKVFNPKTCPTYINNTTDYLFLQPADHFLPKAPEEIEYFKAHGTELIKKIFLIRVKLRELLQEYDKNNELSNECVLKMREGTQYARFTEEYLLEWLVHEKVVAFKDAPILGGDEPFVLRNPKFSELKLQAGDVMLIRGVSFVSAMIARIGDEEGNFSHMAIVAEDGQGGLHVVESLIQYGVIVTPLEKWRQAHDSRVALFRHPDMELSHRAARIAYDWSLTHPDYDFAMDDSNYDKVFCAEVIRYAYDKASNGALIVPKFRSHVSKFKGGPYPKSLGVTKDTLFTPYDIEVDPRFDFVAEGKYYPALRQVRMQDSILQSIYSWMIEKNYTFYGSASVTAQSYAGKAIRYLGFMKEDFPTYMPIETMQSVIQFQTIAELLEANLYAKEDAYYKAHGYLPSFQEMMVANDAYRREDCLHYQKKESSKFHSIFRGSSCN, from the coding sequence ATGATACTGATCCATTTGAGATTTCTTTTGCCACTTTTTCTGACTGTTCTGCTGAATCCGGTTATTGAATCCCTCGCTTCACAACCAAAAAACAAGCCCGTAAGCAGCCCACTGCTTAGCGGAATCGAGCAGGTCACGAAGGACTTGAACAACTCCAAGGTTTTCAATCCGAAAACCTGCCCCACATATATCAACAACACTACGGATTATCTTTTTCTTCAGCCCGCAGATCATTTTCTTCCAAAAGCTCCCGAAGAGATTGAGTACTTCAAAGCCCATGGCACAGAGCTGATCAAAAAAATATTTCTAATCCGGGTGAAACTGCGCGAACTCCTGCAGGAGTATGACAAAAATAATGAACTCTCTAATGAATGTGTTTTGAAAATGCGCGAGGGCACACAGTACGCGCGATTCACGGAGGAGTATCTGCTGGAGTGGCTTGTACACGAAAAGGTTGTTGCTTTTAAGGATGCCCCCATTCTTGGTGGCGATGAGCCTTTTGTCTTACGCAATCCGAAATTCAGCGAACTGAAACTTCAAGCGGGTGATGTGATGCTCATTCGTGGAGTCAGTTTTGTCTCTGCCATGATTGCTCGTATTGGTGATGAAGAAGGAAACTTTTCACACATGGCCATTGTCGCCGAGGACGGCCAAGGGGGGCTTCATGTCGTCGAGTCCTTGATCCAATACGGCGTCATCGTCACTCCTTTAGAGAAATGGCGCCAGGCTCATGATTCCCGTGTTGCCTTGTTTCGCCATCCTGACATGGAACTCAGTCATCGAGCGGCCCGCATTGCCTACGACTGGAGCCTGACTCATCCTGACTATGATTTTGCGATGGATGATAGCAACTACGACAAGGTCTTCTGTGCGGAAGTCATCAGATACGCCTATGACAAAGCTTCCAATGGCGCACTGATCGTTCCTAAATTTCGAAGTCATGTGAGTAAATTCAAAGGCGGCCCGTATCCAAAATCTTTGGGTGTTACTAAGGATACGTTGTTTACTCCCTACGATATCGAAGTCGATCCCCGCTTTGATTTTGTGGCTGAAGGGAAATATTATCCAGCTCTTCGCCAGGTGCGAATGCAGGATTCAATCTTACAAAGTATTTACTCCTGGATGATTGAAAAGAACTATACCTTCTATGGATCAGCCAGTGTCACCGCGCAATCTTATGCAGGAAAGGCCATTCGCTATCTTGGATTTATGAAAGAGGACTTCCCCACCTATATGCCGATTGAAACAATGCAGTCGGTGATTCAGTTTCAGACTATTGCTGAATTGCTGGAGGCCAACCTGTATGCGAAGGAAGACGCTTATTATAAAGCTCATGGGTACTTGCCATCATTTCAGGAAATGATGGTTGCTAACGATGCTTATCGACGTGAGGACTGCCTTCATTATCAGAAGAAGGAATCGTCAAAGTTCCATTCGATTTTCAGAGGGAGCAGCTGTAATTAG
- a CDS encoding LLM class flavin-dependent oxidoreductase, with protein sequence MKKLADTKLSVLDLAPVIEGKSIAETFRNTLDLARHVERLGYHRFWMAEHHNLEGIASAATSVLLGYVAGGTSKIRVGSGGIMLPNHAPLVIAEQFGTLETLYPGRIDLGLGRAPGTDGLTMRALRREMTGREADFSELVQELQHYFAPVAEGQKVRAIPGAGLQIPIWLLGSSLYSAQLAALMGLPYAFAGHFAPELMMRAIDLYRVGFQPSEFLREPKVMIGVQVLAASSDAQAELLATSLYQRFLGIIRNQRVNLRPPVANMDEIWNPMEKELVLSKLRTSVIGGPEKIRSGLQKLIDETQADELMIVSDAYEHANRLLSFEIIARAAELSKV encoded by the coding sequence ATGAAGAAGCTTGCCGACACTAAATTATCCGTTTTGGATCTTGCACCCGTCATTGAGGGTAAATCCATTGCGGAGACTTTTCGAAACACTTTGGATTTAGCTCGACATGTAGAGCGCTTGGGCTATCACCGCTTTTGGATGGCCGAGCATCATAATCTGGAAGGCATTGCCAGTGCGGCGACTTCTGTGCTCTTGGGCTATGTCGCTGGTGGCACCTCAAAAATTCGTGTGGGGTCAGGTGGCATCATGCTTCCAAATCATGCGCCATTGGTGATTGCAGAACAGTTCGGGACTCTTGAGACCCTTTATCCCGGAAGAATTGACTTGGGATTGGGCCGTGCACCTGGGACAGATGGTCTTACGATGCGCGCTCTTCGTCGTGAGATGACGGGGCGGGAGGCTGATTTTTCCGAATTGGTGCAAGAGCTTCAGCACTATTTTGCTCCCGTCGCTGAAGGGCAAAAAGTTCGCGCGATTCCTGGGGCCGGATTGCAGATTCCGATTTGGTTGTTGGGATCCAGTCTCTACAGCGCCCAACTTGCGGCACTGATGGGACTTCCCTATGCCTTCGCGGGACACTTTGCTCCCGAGTTGATGATGCGCGCGATTGATCTTTACCGTGTTGGATTTCAACCTTCAGAGTTTTTGCGTGAGCCGAAGGTGATGATCGGCGTGCAGGTTTTGGCGGCCTCAAGTGATGCTCAGGCGGAACTTCTGGCGACTTCTTTGTATCAGAGATTTTTGGGTATTATTCGCAACCAGCGAGTCAATCTCCGTCCACCGGTTGCCAATATGGACGAGATTTGGAATCCCATGGAGAAAGAGCTGGTCCTTTCCAAGCTCAGAACTTCAGTCATTGGGGGACCGGAGAAAATTCGTTCGGGGCTACAGAAGTTGATCGACGAAACTCAAGCCGATGAGTTGATGATAGTCTCAGATGCCTATGAACATGCGAATCGCTTGCTCTCTTTCGAGATCATTGCTCGCGCGGCTGAACTGTCTAAAGTTTAG
- a CDS encoding CapA family protein has product MTCRQFLFLAILLPALAHADKRDITFSTRCDTRNDLATVSIVGDVLVHKALYESVVSGSKKFSQIWKKTNPLIQKADFSVANLEGPAALGIDHKGRDHGDIGFVYDGTVYSGTNFVFNYHPQILRDLVDSGYDLLTMANNHALDRGFLGIDRTIATARTLALPTVGVRMSTERNAEFFSIAKIKELNVAFIGCTEMINGNDDSKDQVLACYKGQRLVAIIKELAARPDVDAVIVLPHWGQEYQPLPDESQKLYARRFIEAGALAVVGSHPHVLEPWEKYTAKDGHEGLIVYSLGNFVAGQPSIPKQTGAVAYLGLSRQGNQKAQIFGVAYTPTYREGAEIFPIGSTSAKEVLTYAAQNFGTINRLEPAAPLMEKICR; this is encoded by the coding sequence ATCACATTTTCCACCCGATGCGACACTCGCAATGACCTGGCAACGGTTTCCATTGTGGGGGATGTCTTGGTTCACAAAGCTCTTTATGAGTCGGTTGTGAGTGGCAGCAAAAAGTTTTCGCAAATTTGGAAGAAAACGAATCCTTTGATTCAAAAAGCAGATTTCTCTGTCGCCAATCTGGAAGGGCCAGCGGCGTTGGGCATTGATCATAAAGGGCGCGATCACGGTGATATAGGCTTTGTCTATGACGGCACGGTTTACTCAGGAACTAATTTTGTATTTAACTACCATCCGCAAATTCTGCGCGACTTGGTCGACTCCGGTTACGATCTTTTGACGATGGCGAACAATCATGCTTTGGATCGTGGCTTCTTGGGAATTGATAGAACCATCGCGACGGCGCGAACCCTGGCTTTGCCGACAGTGGGTGTACGTATGTCCACGGAGCGCAATGCTGAATTCTTCAGTATTGCCAAAATCAAAGAGCTGAACGTGGCTTTCATCGGCTGCACGGAAATGATCAACGGAAATGATGATAGCAAGGATCAAGTACTGGCTTGTTATAAAGGGCAGCGTTTGGTGGCTATTATTAAAGAACTCGCTGCCCGCCCGGATGTGGACGCGGTGATTGTGCTTCCTCATTGGGGGCAAGAATATCAGCCATTGCCTGATGAGAGCCAGAAGCTGTATGCGCGACGCTTTATCGAAGCCGGCGCTTTGGCTGTAGTCGGTTCGCATCCTCATGTTTTGGAGCCTTGGGAGAAATATACGGCCAAAGATGGACATGAAGGCCTGATCGTTTATTCATTGGGGAATTTTGTAGCCGGTCAGCCAAGCATTCCGAAGCAGACGGGGGCAGTAGCTTATTTGGGACTCTCCAGACAGGGAAATCAAAAAGCGCAGATCTTCGGTGTCGCTTATACTCCGACCTACCGGGAAGGGGCCGAAATCTTTCCAATCGGCAGCACCTCCGCAAAAGAGGTTCTCACTTATGCCGCGCAAAACTTCGGAACCATCAATCGCCTGGAGCCAGCTGCACCCTTGATGGAAAAAATCTGCCGTTAG